One genomic region from Yersinia canariae encodes:
- the lapB gene encoding lipopolysaccharide assembly protein LapB — protein MLEMLFLLLPVAAAYGWYMGRRSAQQDKQQDANRLSREYVAGVNFLLSNQQDKAVDLFLEMLKEDSSTVEAHLTLGNLFRSRGEVDRAIRIHQALMESASLTFEQRLLAIQQLGRDYMAAGLYDRAEDMFNQLVEEQDFRLGALQQLLVIHQATSDWNNAIEVAEKLVKMGKDNQRLEIAHFYCELALQAMGSDDLDKAMNLLKKAASADKQCARVSIMQGRVYLAKGEYAKGVEALERVLEQDKEVVSEALPMLSECYQHLQQPEAWANFLKRCVEENTGAAAELMLAEIIEQHEGRDVAQTYINRQLQRHPTMRVFYRLMDYHLADAEEGRAKESLLLLRDMVGEQIRTKPRYRCHKCGFTAHSLYWHCPSCRAWASIKPIRGLDGQ, from the coding sequence ATGTTAGAAATGCTGTTTCTGCTGTTACCAGTCGCTGCCGCCTATGGTTGGTATATGGGGCGTAGAAGTGCTCAGCAGGATAAACAGCAGGATGCTAACCGCCTGTCTCGTGAATATGTGGCCGGGGTTAACTTCCTTCTCTCAAACCAGCAAGACAAAGCGGTTGATCTGTTTCTTGAAATGCTGAAAGAAGACAGTTCAACGGTTGAAGCGCATCTGACGTTAGGTAATCTTTTCCGCTCGCGTGGTGAGGTTGACCGCGCTATCCGCATCCATCAGGCCTTGATGGAAAGTGCCTCCCTGACATTTGAACAACGGTTGCTGGCTATCCAGCAACTGGGTCGCGATTACATGGCGGCGGGTTTATATGACAGGGCGGAGGATATGTTCAATCAATTGGTTGAAGAGCAAGATTTTCGGCTAGGTGCCTTACAGCAGTTATTAGTTATCCACCAAGCAACCAGTGACTGGAACAATGCCATTGAAGTGGCAGAGAAGCTGGTCAAAATGGGCAAAGATAATCAGCGGCTGGAAATTGCCCATTTTTATTGCGAACTGGCTTTGCAAGCCATGGGAAGTGATGATCTTGATAAGGCAATGAATCTGCTGAAGAAAGCGGCCTCAGCGGACAAACAGTGTGCTCGGGTGTCTATCATGCAAGGCCGGGTGTATTTGGCCAAGGGTGAGTATGCGAAAGGCGTCGAAGCGCTGGAGCGCGTGTTAGAGCAAGATAAAGAAGTGGTCAGCGAAGCATTGCCAATGCTCAGTGAATGTTACCAGCATCTCCAGCAACCCGAGGCTTGGGCGAATTTCCTCAAACGCTGTGTTGAAGAGAATACTGGTGCGGCGGCTGAGTTAATGTTAGCAGAAATTATTGAGCAGCATGAAGGCCGTGATGTGGCGCAAACCTATATTAATCGCCAGTTACAGCGCCATCCAACCATGCGTGTTTTCTATCGATTGATGGATTATCACCTGGCTGATGCAGAAGAAGGGCGCGCGAAAGAGAGTTTGCTGTTGCTACGCGATATGGTTGGGGAGCAAATTCGCACCAAACCGCGTTATCGCTGCCATAAATGTGGTTTTACCGCGCATTCACTCTACTGGCATTGTCCATCATGCCGTGCGTGGGCTTCGATTAAGCCAATCAGAGGGTTAGACGGGCAATAA
- a CDS encoding LapA family protein → MKYLLIFLLVLVIFVISVTLGANNDQVVTFNYLLAQGEYRVSTLLATLFAAGLVLGWIICGLFYLRVRILLGRAERKIKRLESQQELPTEPNATASTPAVSKE, encoded by the coding sequence GTGAAATATTTGCTGATTTTTTTGTTAGTGCTCGTGATTTTCGTGATATCAGTCACGCTCGGAGCAAATAACGATCAGGTCGTTACCTTCAATTATTTATTGGCTCAGGGCGAATACCGGGTATCTACCTTGTTGGCAACGCTTTTTGCCGCTGGTTTGGTTCTGGGATGGATTATTTGTGGGCTTTTTTATCTGCGGGTTCGAATTTTATTGGGCCGCGCTGAGCGGAAAATCAAACGCCTTGAATCACAGCAAGAGCTACCGACTGAACCGAATGCGACTGCATCCACACCTGCCGTCAGCAAGGAATAA